A genomic region of Lachnoclostridium edouardi contains the following coding sequences:
- a CDS encoding tripartite tricarboxylate transporter substrate-binding protein — MKKTMKKLTTLLAAAALTFTLAGCSNSSAEGADSGGEAESVEWPATKNIEIICPANAGSGTDGVCRALASHWGKMFPDHNFTVINDASGGYTVAYEKGRNSDTDGSTILVGTPSMLITYYFGVYDHLVTDPEEFQIINCIKLESDMAAVCVKADSPYETLDDLVEAAKENPNSISVGTGSGNIVYAGTVNIENALGCTFRKVDGADNNERITNLLGGFNDWAYLTPQVADQYVQTGDIRILAYADNQRSVNYPDIPCFEELGYPLSYQVPTGYILCANPGLSEEMAEAISSTLPGLKDDSMWKTLLNTTFKGGSWEYEEREEGIQTVKDMQIFCDDLGLGV, encoded by the coding sequence ATGAAAAAAACCATGAAAAAGTTAACGACCTTATTGGCGGCAGCAGCTTTAACATTTACTTTAGCAGGCTGTAGTAATTCTTCGGCAGAAGGGGCAGACTCTGGCGGGGAAGCGGAGTCTGTAGAGTGGCCGGCAACTAAAAATATAGAAATTATATGTCCGGCAAATGCAGGTTCTGGTACGGATGGTGTATGCCGCGCCTTAGCTTCTCACTGGGGGAAAATGTTTCCAGACCATAACTTTACAGTTATAAACGATGCATCCGGCGGATATACTGTGGCTTATGAAAAAGGAAGAAACAGTGATACAGATGGAAGCACAATATTAGTAGGAACACCGTCTATGCTGATTACATATTACTTTGGCGTATATGATCATCTGGTAACAGATCCAGAAGAGTTCCAGATTATAAACTGTATAAAACTAGAGTCTGATATGGCGGCTGTTTGTGTAAAAGCAGATTCTCCATATGAAACTCTGGATGATCTTGTGGAGGCGGCAAAAGAAAATCCTAACTCTATTTCTGTAGGTACAGGTTCAGGCAATATTGTATATGCAGGGACTGTAAATATAGAGAATGCTCTGGGATGTACCTTTAGAAAAGTAGACGGAGCTGACAATAACGAGCGAATTACAAATTTGCTGGGCGGTTTTAATGACTGGGCATATTTAACTCCTCAGGTAGCGGATCAGTATGTGCAGACAGGGGATATACGTATTCTGGCGTATGCAGATAACCAGCGCTCTGTAAATTATCCGGATATTCCCTGCTTTGAAGAATTAGGATATCCACTAAGTTACCAAGTTCCAACAGGATATATTTTGTGTGCAAATCCAGGCCTTAGTGAAGAAATGGCTGAAGCGATCTCCTCTACACTACCAGGACTAAAAGATGACAGTATGTGGAAAACATTATTAAATACTACCTTTAAGGGCGGTTCCTGGGAATATGAAGAGCGGGAGGAAGGAATTCAAACTGTAAAGGATATGCAGATATTCTGTGACGATCTTGGATTAGGCGTATAG
- a CDS encoding YbaB/EbfC family nucleoid-associated protein, protein MAKRGGFPGGMPGNMTNLMKQAQKMQKQMEETTKELETKEYTASAGGGAVAVTISGKKEIISVKLSEEVVDPGDIEMLEDLIVAATNEALRQVEEASGAAMSKLTGGLGGLGGGFPF, encoded by the coding sequence ATGGCAAAACGTGGCGGTTTTCCAGGCGGAATGCCTGGCAATATGACTAACTTAATGAAACAGGCTCAGAAGATGCAGAAGCAGATGGAAGAGACAACAAAAGAGCTGGAGACAAAGGAGTACACAGCAAGTGCAGGCGGAGGAGCTGTAGCAGTAACTATTTCCGGAAAAAAAGAAATTATTTCCGTAAAGCTGTCAGAAGAGGTAGTAGATCCAGGTGATATTGAGATGCTGGAGGACTTAATTGTAGCGGCAACCAACGAAGCTTTGCGCCAGGTGGAAGAGGCTTCAGGAGCTGCAATGTCTAAATTGACAGGCGGACTTGGCGGTTTGGGCGGAGGCTTCCCATTCTAA
- a CDS encoding DeoR/GlpR family DNA-binding transcription regulator: protein MIADQRLNEILQIMSQKEFVEVEDLAARMKVSSMTIRRDLQKLSDMGMVRRQYGGASLVTDAQLENDYSSKKVKNQTNKQKLAQIALKQIHKNDIIYLDAGTTIFELASILNSRQNLTVITNDILIATDLCKRDINTILLGGTIQKATLVTIGSSTLDSLQDFRVTSSFLGASAISTAFDVLSPTVDKAHLKKIAIQIAQKTYLMVDSSKFNNYALQKFANLSDFTGVITDRKFSQAERSKLDSLYINILDTV from the coding sequence ATGATTGCCGATCAACGATTAAATGAAATTCTTCAAATCATGTCACAAAAAGAGTTTGTAGAAGTAGAAGATTTAGCTGCACGTATGAAAGTAAGTTCTATGACCATTCGCCGTGATTTGCAAAAGCTTAGCGATATGGGGATGGTTCGCCGCCAATATGGAGGTGCCTCTCTTGTAACCGATGCACAGCTGGAAAATGATTATTCATCAAAAAAAGTCAAGAATCAGACAAATAAGCAAAAATTAGCTCAAATCGCTTTAAAACAAATTCATAAAAATGATATCATCTATTTAGATGCAGGCACAACTATCTTTGAATTAGCCTCTATTCTAAACTCCAGGCAAAACTTAACAGTAATTACAAACGATATTTTAATAGCCACAGATCTTTGTAAAAGGGACATAAATACCATCTTATTAGGCGGTACGATTCAAAAAGCTACATTAGTCACTATAGGCTCCTCAACCTTAGATTCCCTTCAAGACTTTCGCGTCACTTCATCTTTTCTTGGAGCTTCAGCTATATCCACCGCCTTTGATGTTCTCAGTCCAACTGTAGATAAAGCACATCTAAAAAAAATAGCAATACAAATTGCCCAGAAAACTTACTTGATGGTTGACAGCAGCAAATTTAATAATTATGCCCTTCAAAAATTTGCTAACCTATCTGATTTCACCGGGGTTATTACAGATCGGAAATTCTCCCAGGCAGAGCGTTCTAAACTTGACAGCTTATACATTAATATCTTAGATACCGTTTAA
- a CDS encoding tripartite tricarboxylate transporter TctB family protein yields the protein MKRDKVNGVIGVVLGSLLIVGSLSLPPSSVPDDIGPAVFPIIAAVMIIIPGLFIALKKNPGQETPFLNKQEWKRFWVLVLVFTVYALLLYAVGFLIATPIITFIISRMFSMGKKVPIWHTVIYAVILTLLVYLCFYKGLGLKMPQGEFFNMEF from the coding sequence ATGAAAAGAGATAAAGTAAACGGGGTTATAGGCGTTGTGCTGGGAAGTCTCCTTATTGTAGGATCATTAAGTCTGCCTCCGTCCAGTGTGCCAGATGATATAGGTCCGGCAGTATTTCCAATTATTGCTGCTGTTATGATTATAATTCCCGGCCTATTTATTGCACTAAAGAAAAATCCAGGTCAGGAAACCCCATTTTTAAATAAACAGGAATGGAAAAGGTTCTGGGTTTTAGTTCTGGTGTTTACAGTGTATGCACTGCTGTTATATGCAGTTGGATTTTTGATTGCCACTCCAATAATTACCTTTATTATCAGCAGAATGTTTTCTATGGGAAAAAAAGTTCCAATATGGCACACAGTTATATATGCTGTAATTCTTACACTTTTAGTGTACCTTTGTTTTTATAAAGGGTTGGGGCTGAAAATGCCGCAGGGCGAGTTCTTTAATATGGAATTTTAA
- a CDS encoding CvpA family protein: MKWITENWLTAATILFIGGMTLYGHYRGFIRQAVSMVALVAAILAANIFVPQISKSLAENQAVHQFVEKGFTKALGLDQQEEEEPSAQREFIESLNLPSNLKETLIENNNTEVYELLGVNRFADYIKEYLSNTIIRAVVYVVLFIIVFIAIHLIMRWMDLIAKLPILSGVNQIAGAVLGGAEALLLIWVGCLILTIFAGTEGGMAIFQQIEGSKWLSFLYGHNFLVQVAMGLLHGSV; encoded by the coding sequence ATGAAATGGATAACAGAAAATTGGCTGACTGCAGCGACGATTCTCTTTATAGGAGGAATGACTCTCTATGGCCATTATCGCGGATTTATCAGACAGGCAGTGTCTATGGTGGCATTAGTAGCTGCAATACTGGCAGCAAATATTTTTGTGCCTCAAATCAGCAAATCTCTGGCGGAGAACCAGGCGGTTCATCAGTTCGTAGAAAAAGGCTTTACAAAAGCTTTAGGGCTGGACCAGCAGGAAGAGGAAGAGCCGTCTGCTCAAAGAGAGTTTATTGAAAGTCTGAACCTGCCTTCTAATTTAAAAGAAACCTTAATTGAAAATAATAACACTGAGGTTTACGAACTGCTGGGGGTAAACCGCTTTGCAGATTATATTAAAGAATATTTAAGCAATACTATTATTCGCGCTGTTGTATATGTGGTTTTGTTTATAATAGTATTTATTGCTATTCATTTAATTATGAGATGGATGGACTTAATCGCCAAGCTGCCTATTTTGTCAGGAGTAAATCAAATTGCAGGAGCAGTGCTGGGTGGGGCAGAAGCCCTATTGTTAATTTGGGTTGGCTGTCTGATACTTACAATCTTTGCAGGCACAGAAGGTGGAATGGCAATCTTTCAGCAGATTGAGGGCAGTAAATGGCTTTCCTTCCTATACGGCCATAATTTTTTAGTTCAGGTAGCTATGGGACTTCTCCATGGAAGTGTATAA
- a CDS encoding four-carbon acid sugar kinase family protein: MNKILILADDLTGANDTGAAISKLGWSTCSAVNYKVNPQELEQYECISVNLDSRSLDERKAYETVWEAAERFAGPEIKLYSKRIDSTLRGNLGSECDALLDKLSDEGTKDWAAMIVPAFPQAGRTYKGDILYVNGIPLEYTPAAKDPKRPVMTSSALECFRKQSKRKSVLIDLEMVRSDGEALRSYVENVLKEGARNILFEAVTQQDIDGIASVLTECSFPFIAVDPGSFTAAFTSAKLGKGKENEIQTGEKILAVIGSVNQIAKRQTTRLLEETGADYVILDVEELLESDIRRKREMKKASEKLRNVKEENIVSILLLSSSIEKKLISLKKFEERDKMSIHALCEKINNSIAQVAAEAILEGGYGGVFTTGGDITVAVCTALNTGGIKIKKEIFPLAVGGEIQLEDGRWISLATKGGMIGDEDAICKCVEYLLKSLR; encoded by the coding sequence ATGAACAAAATACTAATATTAGCGGATGATTTAACAGGTGCTAACGATACAGGAGCGGCTATTAGTAAATTAGGCTGGAGTACTTGCTCGGCAGTCAACTATAAGGTAAATCCCCAAGAACTTGAGCAGTATGAGTGTATAAGTGTGAATTTGGATAGTAGAAGTTTAGATGAGAGGAAGGCTTATGAAACGGTCTGGGAAGCAGCTGAAAGATTTGCGGGGCCGGAAATTAAGCTGTATTCTAAAAGAATTGATTCTACTTTAAGAGGAAATTTAGGGTCTGAATGTGATGCTCTTTTAGATAAGCTTTCAGATGAGGGTACAAAAGATTGGGCGGCCATGATTGTACCGGCTTTTCCCCAAGCTGGAAGAACATATAAAGGAGACATTCTTTATGTAAATGGAATACCTTTGGAATATACGCCGGCAGCAAAAGATCCTAAGCGCCCGGTTATGACTTCCTCGGCATTAGAATGTTTCCGGAAACAATCTAAAAGAAAGTCAGTATTAATTGATTTGGAAATGGTGAGAAGTGATGGGGAGGCATTAAGGAGTTATGTAGAAAATGTTTTGAAAGAGGGGGCGCGGAATATCCTTTTTGAAGCTGTAACCCAACAAGACATAGATGGAATAGCAAGCGTTTTAACAGAATGTAGTTTTCCATTTATAGCTGTAGATCCTGGAAGCTTTACAGCAGCATTTACCTCTGCAAAGCTGGGGAAGGGAAAAGAAAATGAAATCCAGACAGGGGAAAAGATTTTGGCGGTAATTGGAAGTGTAAACCAGATAGCAAAAAGGCAAACCACCAGATTACTGGAGGAAACAGGCGCAGATTACGTGATTTTGGATGTGGAAGAATTATTAGAAAGTGATATTCGCCGTAAGAGGGAAATGAAAAAAGCTTCAGAAAAACTAAGGAATGTTAAAGAGGAGAATATAGTCTCAATATTACTCTTATCCAGTTCTATAGAAAAGAAGCTAATTTCCCTGAAAAAGTTTGAAGAAAGAGATAAAATGAGTATTCATGCTCTTTGCGAGAAAATAAATAATTCTATAGCACAAGTAGCTGCAGAAGCTATTTTAGAAGGTGGGTATGGCGGAGTATTTACTACAGGAGGCGATATTACAGTAGCAGTTTGTACAGCTCTAAATACAGGAGGCATTAAAATAAAAAAAGAAATTTTTCCCTTAGCTGTAGGGGGAGAGATTCAACTGGAGGATGGAAGATGGATTAGCTTAGCTACCAAAGGAGGAATGATTGGAGATGAAGACGCTATCTGTAAATGTGTAGAGTACTTATTAAAAAGCTTACGGTAA
- a CDS encoding alpha-amylase family protein, which produces MGKYWYQKQLRMVQTVLRETDIVNYNAKAVVEYMEKSNANCIIINAGGIVDFFHSGLDGANLNPFMTNEDILGDLVREAHAKEIKVICRIDFRGAEKDFFRAHPDWFSCEEDGSPKMMSSLIKSEVDIYLPCYNSRYMNEQAMEFTRSVFRQYDIDGIWENALGMPQGVCYCSRCREKYRKDMNKELPTAQQIKNPLVYEEYRKWKYQCALQHIDRIKNTVKEFGNDKAYAAEIFGFLRTAEREAINVLDLDMARDSFDYLVTPAMVSQEAVPASYASGLVYPGSIVKHMKMISKNKQSVLLFGNNGGTLRYVKDPVVENKIWLWEAVSAGGGFWNCLFNGQHPAATHDNRAAYISKPMYDFLHENENILEYNLPIAEAAIYVSKPTRDIFGNSLNFSKDQFCFNMKGIEKILVEKHIQFVHIPGHINISLEELKPYRVIILPNVKCMSANEIEIFKEYVKEGGRIIASFETSLYDENGNKRNDFGLSEVLGVTSTGTVEDTTVDCYQLIKDTESALLKGIKDTQLLANAEHTLLVNALPGAKAVTTYIPVIRNQPPEKAWIRRMDTVYPVSLTNTFGKGTVVYFAFPIGRALYNYAHDDFVQLFENALDMTLEEDFMIKTNAPASVHIQVISTGEEQNGVMMSLVNHTGTMYRPVHQLVSVHQIEVDIKVRHSPKELRILKAESPVVFKETRNDNGTVTIKFVLDRLDEFAAVWMKM; this is translated from the coding sequence ATGGGAAAGTATTGGTATCAAAAACAGCTTCGCATGGTTCAGACAGTTTTAAGAGAGACAGATATTGTAAATTATAATGCTAAAGCAGTTGTTGAATATATGGAAAAATCTAATGCTAACTGTATTATTATAAACGCAGGAGGGATTGTAGATTTTTTTCATTCGGGTTTAGACGGAGCGAATTTAAATCCATTTATGACTAATGAGGATATTCTGGGGGATTTAGTGAGAGAGGCTCATGCTAAGGAGATTAAGGTTATCTGCCGTATTGATTTTAGAGGGGCGGAGAAAGATTTCTTTCGGGCGCATCCAGACTGGTTTTCTTGTGAGGAGGATGGAAGCCCTAAAATGATGAGCTCGCTGATTAAATCAGAAGTAGATATTTATCTTCCATGTTACAACAGCCGCTATATGAATGAGCAGGCTATGGAATTTACCCGCTCTGTTTTCCGCCAATATGATATTGATGGAATATGGGAAAATGCTTTAGGAATGCCGCAAGGTGTGTGCTATTGTTCCCGATGTAGGGAGAAGTATAGGAAAGATATGAATAAAGAACTGCCTACTGCACAGCAGATAAAGAATCCTTTGGTTTATGAGGAATATAGAAAGTGGAAATATCAGTGCGCTCTCCAGCATATTGACAGAATTAAAAATACAGTAAAAGAGTTTGGAAATGATAAAGCGTACGCTGCAGAAATTTTCGGATTCCTTCGCACAGCTGAGAGAGAGGCCATTAATGTACTTGATCTGGATATGGCCAGAGACAGTTTTGATTATTTAGTTACACCGGCTATGGTTTCTCAAGAAGCAGTGCCAGCCTCATACGCTTCAGGGCTTGTTTATCCAGGCTCCATAGTGAAACATATGAAAATGATCAGTAAAAATAAGCAGTCAGTGCTGTTATTTGGAAATAATGGAGGCACACTTAGATATGTAAAAGATCCTGTTGTTGAAAATAAAATCTGGTTGTGGGAGGCAGTTTCAGCAGGCGGAGGTTTTTGGAATTGCCTGTTTAACGGCCAGCATCCAGCAGCAACCCATGATAATAGAGCGGCATATATTTCTAAACCAATGTATGATTTTCTCCATGAAAATGAAAATATTTTGGAATATAACCTGCCCATAGCAGAAGCCGCTATATATGTTTCTAAGCCTACCAGAGATATTTTTGGAAACTCCCTGAATTTTTCAAAGGATCAGTTCTGTTTTAATATGAAGGGCATAGAGAAAATCCTGGTAGAAAAGCATATTCAATTTGTCCATATACCAGGCCATATCAATATAAGCTTGGAAGAATTAAAGCCCTATAGGGTAATCATTTTACCAAATGTAAAATGTATGTCTGCGAATGAAATAGAAATATTTAAAGAATATGTAAAAGAGGGCGGGAGAATCATTGCCAGCTTTGAAACTAGTTTGTACGATGAAAATGGAAATAAAAGAAATGATTTTGGCCTTAGTGAGGTATTAGGAGTCACCAGTACAGGAACAGTGGAAGATACAACAGTGGACTGTTATCAGCTGATTAAAGATACAGAAAGCGCTTTATTAAAAGGAATCAAAGATACACAGCTTTTAGCAAACGCTGAACATACTTTATTAGTAAATGCTCTTCCTGGAGCCAAGGCTGTTACAACATATATTCCTGTTATACGGAATCAGCCGCCGGAGAAAGCGTGGATTCGGAGAATGGATACAGTTTATCCAGTATCTTTAACCAATACATTTGGAAAAGGAACAGTCGTTTACTTTGCATTTCCTATTGGACGGGCACTGTATAATTATGCCCATGATGATTTTGTCCAATTATTTGAAAATGCATTAGACATGACTTTGGAAGAAGATTTTATGATTAAAACAAATGCGCCGGCAAGTGTACATATTCAGGTTATTAGTACAGGGGAAGAACAAAATGGTGTGATGATGAGTCTTGTAAATCATACAGGAACCATGTACAGACCAGTACACCAGTTAGTATCGGTTCATCAAATTGAGGTGGATATAAAAGTGCGCCATTCCCCAAAAGAGCTGCGCATTCTAAAGGCAGAGTCGCCGGTGGTGTTTAAAGAAACAAGAAATGACAATGGGACAGTAACTATAAAATTTGTCTTAGACCGATTGGACGAGTTTGCAGCTGTCTGGATGAAAATGTAG
- the pdxA gene encoding 4-hydroxythreonine-4-phosphate dehydrogenase PdxA, whose product MTKPVIVIPMGDPAGVGPEIVIKSMMNQNIIDKARCVIVGDKAVLDRAMTFPNMPKVKINVITNPREGDYGLGVVNVIDLNYIAPDQYEMGKVNAKCGKASYKYIEKAINMAMSGEADAVSTTPINKESLKAGEIPFIGHTEIFGFLTNTEDPLTIFEVRNMRVFFLTRHMSLRNACDAITKDKIIDYVKRSNIVLRQLGVADGIMAIAGLNPHSGEHGLFGYEEVNEVFPAVEELKKIGYKVEGPIGADSVFHLALQGRYNSVLSLYHDQGHIATKTLDFYRTISITGGMPILRTSVDHGTAFDVAGKGVVSSVSMEEAILIGAKYAPAFMKSTK is encoded by the coding sequence ATGACAAAACCTGTTATTGTAATTCCAATGGGAGATCCGGCAGGCGTGGGGCCTGAAATTGTTATTAAATCTATGATGAATCAAAATATCATTGATAAAGCCCGCTGTGTAATAGTAGGGGATAAAGCTGTATTGGACCGGGCTATGACCTTTCCTAATATGCCAAAGGTGAAGATAAATGTAATTACTAATCCAAGGGAAGGTGATTATGGGTTAGGCGTGGTGAATGTTATAGATTTAAATTATATTGCCCCAGATCAATATGAGATGGGAAAAGTAAATGCAAAATGTGGTAAAGCTTCCTATAAGTACATAGAAAAGGCTATTAATATGGCAATGTCAGGGGAAGCAGACGCAGTCAGTACTACTCCTATTAACAAAGAATCTTTAAAAGCTGGGGAGATTCCATTTATAGGACATACAGAGATTTTTGGATTTCTTACTAATACAGAAGATCCTCTTACAATTTTTGAAGTGAGAAATATGAGAGTATTTTTCCTTACCAGGCATATGAGCCTGAGAAATGCATGTGACGCTATTACAAAAGATAAGATTATTGACTATGTAAAGAGAAGTAATATTGTGCTAAGGCAATTAGGGGTGGCGGACGGAATTATGGCTATTGCAGGATTGAATCCACATAGCGGAGAGCATGGACTATTTGGGTATGAGGAGGTAAATGAAGTATTCCCAGCAGTGGAGGAGCTGAAGAAAATAGGTTATAAGGTGGAAGGACCTATTGGGGCGGATTCAGTATTTCACCTGGCTTTACAGGGGCGTTACAACAGCGTGCTTTCTCTATACCACGACCAAGGCCATATTGCAACAAAAACATTAGATTTTTACAGAACTATTTCTATTACAGGAGGGATGCCTATTCTGCGCACATCGGTAGATCATGGAACAGCATTTGACGTAGCCGGAAAGGGAGTGGTAAGCAGTGTCAGCATGGAAGAAGCTATATTAATAGGAGCTAAATATGCTCCTGCATTTATGAAAAGCACAAAATAA
- a CDS encoding Cof-type HAD-IIB family hydrolase, giving the protein MAEIKLIALDLDGTLLNENKDLSEENLRALKECIARGIYIVPATGRTVYGIPEPVKNIPGVRYAITINGGKVVDMEENNIISSSLMTPEQTIEIMEMAEKYPVMYDAYVEGRGVSEARFMNHLDDYGLSEGVQKIIKSTRQIYPNIIEEIRKGGRMVDKMCIFFTDKKLREEIRQLLNKRGDVLVSSSMGNNLEINGLGATKGGGLLNLAAHLGLSREETMAFGDGENDITMIKQAGLGVAMGNAAPFLKEIADYITVSNEEDGVAAAIRKFVLK; this is encoded by the coding sequence ATGGCGGAAATCAAATTAATTGCTTTAGATCTGGACGGGACCTTGCTGAATGAAAATAAAGACCTTTCAGAGGAAAATCTTAGGGCTTTAAAAGAATGTATTGCCAGGGGAATCTACATAGTTCCGGCTACAGGAAGGACAGTGTACGGGATTCCTGAACCAGTTAAAAATATACCGGGAGTGCGGTATGCCATAACTATAAACGGCGGAAAAGTCGTAGATATGGAAGAAAACAATATAATCAGCTCCAGCTTGATGACGCCTGAACAAACCATAGAAATTATGGAGATGGCAGAAAAATATCCTGTTATGTACGATGCCTATGTAGAGGGAAGAGGAGTGTCTGAAGCACGTTTTATGAACCATTTGGACGATTATGGTTTATCTGAAGGAGTTCAGAAAATCATCAAAAGCACCAGGCAAATTTATCCCAATATTATTGAAGAAATCCGCAAAGGCGGCCGAATGGTAGATAAAATGTGCATATTCTTTACAGATAAAAAGCTGAGAGAGGAAATCAGACAGCTGCTGAATAAAAGAGGAGATGTTCTGGTCAGTTCTTCCATGGGCAATAATCTGGAAATCAATGGTTTGGGAGCCACAAAAGGCGGCGGACTTTTAAATTTAGCAGCCCATTTAGGACTTTCCAGAGAGGAAACCATGGCTTTTGGCGATGGAGAAAATGACATTACTATGATAAAACAGGCAGGTTTAGGAGTGGCAATGGGAAATGCCGCTCCATTTCTCAAAGAGATTGCTGATTATATTACGGTCAGCAACGAGGAAGACGGCGTGGCAGCTGCAATCAGAAAATTCGTATTAAAATAA
- the recR gene encoding recombination mediator RecR, which translates to MDYYSSQITKLIEELSKLPGVGNKSAQRLAFHIINMPSEQVEHLAGAITEAKKNVRYCKECFTLTDKELCPICSSDKRDHRTIMVVENTRDLAAYEKTGKYDGVYHVLHGAISPMLGIGPNDIRLKELMQRLQGDVEEVIIATNSSLEGETTAMYISKLIKPTGIKVSRIASGVPVGGDLEYIDEVTLLRALEGRVEL; encoded by the coding sequence ATGGATTATTACAGCAGTCAGATTACAAAACTAATAGAGGAATTGTCAAAACTTCCCGGCGTGGGAAACAAGTCAGCTCAGCGTCTGGCATTTCACATTATAAATATGCCTTCAGAACAGGTGGAACATTTGGCGGGGGCAATTACTGAGGCCAAAAAAAATGTTAGATATTGTAAAGAGTGTTTTACTCTTACAGACAAAGAGCTGTGCCCTATTTGCAGCAGTGACAAAAGAGACCACAGAACAATTATGGTTGTGGAAAATACCAGGGATTTAGCTGCTTATGAGAAAACGGGAAAGTATGACGGAGTATACCATGTTTTGCATGGAGCCATTTCGCCAATGCTGGGAATTGGCCCTAATGACATTCGCCTGAAGGAGCTTATGCAAAGGCTTCAGGGAGATGTGGAAGAAGTAATTATTGCCACTAACTCCAGTCTGGAGGGAGAGACAACGGCAATGTATATCAGCAAACTAATAAAGCCTACAGGAATAAAGGTCAGCAGGATTGCCAGCGGCGTGCCGGTAGGCGGAGATTTGGAGTACATAGACGAAGTTACCTTGCTCAGAGCGCTGGAAGGCAGAGTGGAATTGTAA